One window of the Salvelinus fontinalis isolate EN_2023a chromosome 2, ASM2944872v1, whole genome shotgun sequence genome contains the following:
- the srcin1a gene encoding SRC kinase signaling inhibitor 1 isoform X10, translating into MEYVEDPSANAGACYPKQDPSERGGGHMISTDDLEYPREYRTLGNGTRRFSNVGLVHTSEHRHTVIAAQSLEALTNLHKVDMERKRDAFMDHLKNKYPPQLQHPGHQHHNPPSPSPSHGSMRQPDRERAAREQQQPNYWSFKVSASRSPRHSQSTQSGLADQAAKLSFASAESLAETMSEADIPLGFSRTNRFRQSLPLSRSASQNKLRSPGVLFLQFGDETRRVHITHELSSLDTLHALIVHMFPQKLTAGMLKSSNTAILIKDEASNVFYELEDIRDIQDRSIIKIYRKEPIYASYPATHLVNGDPRRDLVYTSRESSPTRRLNTLPSSSASPPSGSPSRSRLSYSGGRPPSFAGPGSHPQLQQHSQHQQHPQQHQPQHSHHPGAGSHHGGPNAGLSSSPSAILERRDVKPDEEVSGKNMMLVKEGLYADPYSLVHEGRLSIASTQSLAAIGDPFSFPVSGGLYRRGSVRSLSTYSAAALQGELEDALYKPGGPLYSDSYSSATLGMGYRMPPSSPQKIPDMQLRDRGDSYSSSPSRASPVRQTFRKDSASSSVFVESPKSRPSSSSDPLSLQAGPGGDGSRFAPGYSSPLPGETSESRDRLERLDRMEAMEKQIASLTGLVQSVLTKAPDSDSTEKTESNSDGSATGTLTPSAPLALMPPPPSGDSQVTTVTRLQMQLHLHALQQNATDLGKQLSQLRKMQLQNQDSVKTLLKRTEKELNVRVSDALRKQEDPLQRQRLLVEEERLKYLNEEEFIIQQLHDLEKSVEDIQKGSSVNHKLVTVQELEEKASLLRKLGETLTELKNQFPSLQSKMRVVLRVEVEAVKFLKEEPHRLDALLKRCKSVTDTLTTMRRQVNEGVWKKQEDFPKHSSEDLRRSSDFDMPTSPPLNLSDLRGVSSLSNWSPHSSHSHSHSHGHSQPSSGPHRDNPPPVPHKGRALEELANRAAADKAVSVEVRLAAERDWEEKRASLTQYSAQDINRLLEETQAELMKAIPDLDFAAKQINKPSFNTPSQSQTPQSGGGTPEQRPTKPQHATHKLSGKEPGSRRASDAEQLTVTRYRTEKPSKSPPPPPPRRSFPSSPAGLITRSGETLIPGKSMKSEVEEAEAQKPYVKLRRTVSENPRPASTPPTLASGDKEEGEEDKIAAELELSRASLDCSGIQWKQGSSECTASILASHSQAQSMALPGPSFSPVPRIGLTEYVSVLLSPSEGFVRDLTQDHQMSPTVDQSRSQTAPPQTVSQIQEVSKGKDPVSQPQRKPSRRGELRILESFEKEEEREEREELSLVLTELEVMVMSPSETQKLSRTWGEALQTLTIPPQPSEGSTETRLCGAPLLVLFRETVTVREAYRKLQLLLGREEDTGSSKVDPKTRAGSSHSSLSSSLSTLGSRITLAPEQQDSLREALRRGVETGARNLTLPHSTGTKSILATLPEPSQDSAEAAVKPKGSAGCKESQAREEQGLNPWKQGEDIRSSTYSRLDSLDETIRELENTLLELSGHPTTVHLSNRTLPTDTALSEAPDPAQTPGTITSETKKPPVPPKPKPSYTPATMTKGGNSSSAVGKVHSSAASRLKHLQQSSTEKTKTGKREDFLKGQQQICPPWVSFLLEPQLKAHGNSSSSIEPLLSGTKAASFSGRLSSSSASTVFAPGLRKYPQEGALSSLTASSSQAKALLASLSASSLSASSLSAEALLLSSTFRQHRLLREQQRASSLPLSNGRSSNSTNTSITTSSSSSSTSPTSTTSTPSSSPSSPTPLTSLNLSSVGLKPSGRSLQCSGSISYKERDSKTLPKPVSPSNSQ; encoded by the exons cAACAACCCAACTACTGGAGTTTTAAGGTCAGTGCT AGTCGTAGCCCACGTCACTCCCAGTCCACCCAATCTGGGCTAGCTGACCAGGCCGCTAAGCTGTCCTTTGCCTCGGCTGAGTCTCTGGCTGAGACCATGTCTGAGGCTGACATCCCCCTGGGGTTCAGCCGAACCAACCGCTTCCGCCAGAGTCTACCCCTGTCCCGCTCAGCCAGCCAGAACAAGCTTCGCTCCCCAG GCGTGCTGTTCCTGCAGTTTGGGGATGAGACGCGGAGGGTGCACATCACCCACGAGCTGAGCAGCCTGGACACGCTGCACGCCCTCATCGTGCACATGTTCCCCCAGAAGCTGACGGCGGGGATGCTCAAGTCCTCCAACACGGCCATCCTGATCAAGGACGAGGCGAGCAACGTCTTCTACGAGCTGGAGGACATCCGGGACATCCAGGACCGCAGCATCATCAAGATCTACCGCAAGGAGCCCATCTACGCCTCCTACCCCGCCACACACCTGGTCAACGGGGACCCAAGG AGGGATCTGGTGTACACGTCCCGAGAGTCCTCCCCCACCCGCCGCCTCAACACCCtgccctcctcctctgcctcgcCCCCATCCGGCTCCCCATCCCGCTCCCGTCTGTCCTACAGCGGGGGTCGGCCTCCCTCCTTCGCCGGGCCGGGTAGTCACCCCCAGCTCCAACAACACTCCCAGCACCAGCAGCACCCCCAGCAGCACCAGCCCCAGCACTCCCACCACCCTGGAGCCGGCTCCCACCACGGGGGCCCCAACGCCGGCCTGTCCTCCTCCCCTAGCGCCATCTTGGAGCGCCGCGACGTCAAGCCCGACGAGGAGGTTTCTGGGAAGAACATGATGCTGGTGAAGGAGGGGCTGTACGCCGACCCCTACAGCCTGGTACACGAGGGGCGCCTCAGCATCGCCTCCACACAGTCGCTGGCCGCCATCGGAGACCCCTTCAGCTTCCCCGTGTCCGGTGGGCTGTACCGCCGCGGCTCTGTGCGTTCCCTCAGCACCTACTCTGCTGCCGCCCTGCAGGGGGAGCTGGAAGATGCCCTGTACAAGCCTGGAGGTCCCCTCTACTCTGACTCCTACTCCTCAGCCACTCTGGGCATGGGCTACCGCATGCCCCCCTCCTCCCCGCAGAAGATCCCTGATATGCAGCTGAGGGACAGGGGGGACTCGTACTCCAGCTCCCCCAGCCGAGCCTCCCCGGTCAGGCAGACCTTCCGCAAGGACTCAGCATCCTCTTCCGTGTTTGTGGAGAGCCCCAAGTCCAGGCCCAGTTCCAGCTCTGACCCTCTGTCCCTGCAGGCCGGGCCGGGAGGGGACGGGAGCAGGTTTGCGCCGGGATACAGCTCCCCACTCCCTGGAGAGACTTCTGAGTCcag GGATCGATTGGAGCGACTGGATCGTATGGAGGCCATGGAGAAACAGATAGCCAGTCTGACAGGCCTGGTTCAGAGTGTACTGACCAAAGCCCCCGACAGTGACAGCAC CGAGAAGACCGAATCCAACAGCGACGGCTCCGCCACTGGAA CTCTGACGCCGTCGGCCCCGCTGGCTCTGATGCCCCCCCCTCCCTCCGGAGACAGCCAGGTCACCACCGTCACCCGGCTGCAGATGCAGCTTCACCTCCACGCCCTGCAGCAGAACGCCACCGACCTGGGCAAACAACTCTCCCAGCTCCGCAAGATGCAG ctcCAGAACCAGGATAGTGTGAAGACGCTGCTGAAAAGAACGGAGAAGGAGCTGAATGTGCGTGTGAGTGACGCTCTGAGGAAGCAGGAGGACCCTCTGCAGCGACAGCGCCTCCTGGTGGAAGAGGAGAGACTCAAGTACCTCAACGAGGAGGAGTTTATCATCCAGCAGCTCCA TGACCTGGAGAAGTCAGTGGAGGATATCCAGAAGGGTTCGTCTGTCAATCACAAACTGGTGACGGTTCAGGAGCTGGAGGAGAAGGCCTCGCTTCTGAGGAAACTAGGAGAGACACTCACAGAGCTCAAGA ACCAGTTCCCCAGTCTGCAGAGTAAGATGCGGGTGGTGTTGAGGGTGGAGGTGGAAGCGGTCAAGTTCCTGAAGGAGGAGCCACACAGACTGGACGCCCTGCTGAAACGCTGCAAGAGCGTCACTGACACACTGACCACCATGCGCAG GCAAGTGAACGAGGGCGTATGGAAGAAGCAGGAGGACTTCCCCAAGCACAGCAGTGAGGACTTGCGTAGGAGTTCTGACTTTGACATGCCCACCAGCCCCCCTCTCAACCTCAGTGACCTGAGGGGCGTCAGTAGCCTGTCTAACTGGAGCCCCCACTCCAGCCACAGCCATAGTCACAGTCACGGACACAGCCAGCCCTCCTCTGGCCCTCACAGGGACAATCCTCCCCCTGTGCCTCACAAGGGCCGGGCCCTGGAAGAGCTGGCCAACCGCGCAGCCGCTGATAAGGCTGTGTCTGTGGAGGTTCGACTG GCAGCAGAGCGGGACTGGGAGGAGAAGCGGGCTAGTCTGACCCAGTACAGTGCTCAAGACATCAACCGTCTGCTGGAGGAGACCCAGGCTGAGCTGATGAAGGCCATCCCAGACCTGGACTTTGCCGCCAAGCAGATCAACAAGCCCTCCTTCAACACACCCTCCCAGTCTCAGACCCCCCAGAGTGGGGGAGGGACCCCAGAGCAACGCCCTACCAAGCCCCAGCACGCCACACACAAGCTCTCGGGGAAGGAACCTGGCTCCAGACGTGCTTCCG ATGCAGAGCAGCTGACAGTGACTCGCTATCGTACAGAGAAGCCCTCAAAGTCGCCCCCTCCCCCGCCACCTCGACGCAGCTTCCCATCATCCCCGGCTGGCCTGATCACCCGCAGCGGAGAGACCCTTATCCCCGGCAAGAGCATGAAG TCGGAGGTGGAGGAGGCAGAAGCACAGAAGCCCTATGTGAAGCTGCGACGGACGGTGTCTGAAAACCCGCGTCCTGCATCCACCCCTCCCACCCTCGCCTCTGGAGacaaggaagagggagaggaggacaagaTCGCTgctgaactggag CTGTCTAGAGCATCGTTGGACTGCTCTGGCATACAGTGGAAGCAGGGCAGCTCAGAATGCACTGCCAGCATACTGGCATCACACTCACAG GCACAGAGCATGGCCCTTCCTGGTCCAtccttctctcctgtcccccGGATTGGGCTGACAGAGTACGTGTCAGTTTTACTCTCTCCCTCAGAAGGCTTTGTCAGAGACTTGACACAGGACCATCAGATGTCCCCAACAGTGGACCAGTCCCGGAGCCAGACTGCTCCTCCCCAGACAGTCTCCCAGATCCAGGAGGTCTCTAAGGGGAAGGATCCCGTCAGCCAGCCCCAGAGGAAGCCTTCTCGGCGGGGGGAGCTGAGAATCCTGGAGTCCtttgagaaggaggaagagagggaggagagagaggagctgtccTTGGTGCTGACTGAGCTGGAGGTGATGGTGATGTCACCCTCAGAGACCCAGAAGCTCAGCAGGACCTGGGGAGAGGCTCTACAGACACTCACCATCCCACCTCAGCCTTCAGAGGGAAGCACTGAAACCCGTCTGTGTGGGGCTCCACTACTGGTACTATTCAGGGAGACTGTGACGGTCAGAGAGGCCTACAGGAAGCTGCAGTTACTGCTGGGCAGGGAGGAGGACACAGGGTCATCCAAGGTGGACCCCAAAACCAGAGCAGGTTCTTCTCACAGCAGCCTGAGCAGCAGCCTCAGTACCCTGGGTTCCAGGATAACTCTCGCTCCTGAGCAGCAGGACTCTCTGAGAGAGGctctgaggagaggggtggagacagggGCCAGGAACCTGACACTCCCTCACAGCACTGGAACGAAGAGCATTCTAGCCACCCTTCCGGAGCCCAGTCAGGACTCTGCAGAAGCAGCAGTGAAACCCAAAGGGTCTGCAGGTTGTAAGGAGAGCCAGGCCAGGGAAGAACAGGGACTGAACCCCTGGAAGCAGGGAGAGGACATTAGGAGCAGCACCTACAGCAGGCTGGACAGCCTGGATGAAACCATCCGCGAGCTGGAGAACACCCTGCTGGAGCTCAGTGGCCACCCCACCACAGTGCATCTCTCCAACCGCACACTCCCCACTGACACTGCCTTGTCGGAGGCTCCAGACCCAGCCCAGACGCCTGGTACCATCACCTCAGAGACCAAGAAGCCCCCAGTCCCACCCAAGCCCAAACCCTCCTACACTCCTGCCACGATGACCAAG GGAGGAAACAGCTCTTCAGCTGTGGGTAAAGTCCACTCCTCGGCTGCCTCCAGACTGAAGCACCTGCAGCAGAGCAGCACAGAGAAGACCAAAACTGGCAAGAGGGAAGACTTCCTCAAGGGCCAGCAGCAG ATATGCCCACCATGGGTGTCCTTTCTACTGGAGCCACAGCTGAAG GCCCATgggaacagcagcagcagtattgaGCCCCTCCTGTCAGGCACCAAAGCTGCCAGTTTCTCCGGCCGCCTGTCCTCCAGTTCGGCCTCGACTGTGTTCGCCCCGGGTCTGAGGAAGTATCCCCAGGAGGGGGCGCTGTCTTCCCTGACAGCCTCCTCCAGCCAGGCCAAAGCCCTGCTGGCCAGCCTGTCAGCCTCCAGCCTATCAGCCTCCAGCCTGAGCGCCGAggccctgctcctctcctccaccttccgCCAACACCGCCTCCTACGCGAGCAGCAGCGCGCCTCCTCCCTGCCCCTGTCCAACGGTCGCTCCTCCAACTCCACCAACACCTCAAtcaccacctcctcttcctcctcctccacctcccccacctccaccacctccaccccctcctcctcgccctcctccccaacccccctgacctccctcaacctctcctccgtGGGGCTCAAGCCCAGCGGCCGCAGCCTGCAGTGCTCCGGCTCCATCAGCTACAAGGAACGTGACAGCAAGACCCTGCCCAAGCCTGTCTCCCCTAGCAACTCACAGTGA
- the srcin1a gene encoding SRC kinase signaling inhibitor 1 isoform X9, whose amino-acid sequence MEYVEDPSANAGACYPKQDPSERGGGHMISTDDLEYPREYRTLGNGTRRFSNVGLVHTSEHRHTVIAAQSLEALTNLHKVDMERKRDAFMDHLKNKYPPQLQHPGHQHHNPPSPSPSHGSMRQPDRERAAREQQQPNYWSFKVSASRSPRHSQSTQSGLADQAAKLSFASAESLAETMSEADIPLGFSRTNRFRQSLPLSRSASQNKLRSPGVLFLQFGDETRRVHITHELSSLDTLHALIVHMFPQKLTAGMLKSSNTAILIKDEASNVFYELEDIRDIQDRSIIKIYRKEPIYASYPATHLVNGDPRRDLVYTSRESSPTRRLNTLPSSSASPPSGSPSRSRLSYSGGRPPSFAGPGSHPQLQQHSQHQQHPQQHQPQHSHHPGAGSHHGGPNAGLSSSPSAILERRDVKPDEEVSGKNMMLVKEGLYADPYSLVHEGRLSIASTQSLAAIGDPFSFPVSGGLYRRGSVRSLSTYSAAALQGELEDALYKPGGPLYSDSYSSATLGMGYRMPPSSPQKIPDMQLRDRGDSYSSSPSRASPVRQTFRKDSASSSVFVESPKSRPSSSSDPLSLQAGPGGDGSRFAPGYSSPLPGETSESRDRLERLDRMEAMEKQIASLTGLVQSVLTKAPDSDSTEKTESNSDGSATGTGRLKRKALTPSAPLALMPPPPSGDSQVTTVTRLQMQLHLHALQQNATDLGKQLSQLRKMQLQNQDSVKTLLKRTEKELNVRVSDALRKQEDPLQRQRLLVEEERLKYLNEEEFIIQQLHDLEKSVEDIQKGSSVNHKLVTVQELEEKASLLRKLGETLTELKNQFPSLQSKMRVVLRVEVEAVKFLKEEPHRLDALLKRCKSVTDTLTTMRRQVNEGVWKKQEDFPKHSSEDLRRSSDFDMPTSPPLNLSDLRGVSSLSNWSPHSSHSHSHSHGHSQPSSGPHRDNPPPVPHKGRALEELANRAAADKAVSVEVRLAAERDWEEKRASLTQYSAQDINRLLEETQAELMKAIPDLDFAAKQINKPSFNTPSQSQTPQSGGGTPEQRPTKPQHATHKLSGKEPGSRRASDAEQLTVTRYRTEKPSKSPPPPPPRRSFPSSPAGLITRSGETLIPGKSMKSEVEEAEAQKPYVKLRRTVSENPRPASTPPTLASGDKEEGEEDKIAAELELSRASLDCSGIQWKQGSSECTASILASHSQAQSMALPGPSFSPVPRIGLTEYVSVLLSPSEGFVRDLTQDHQMSPTVDQSRSQTAPPQTVSQIQEVSKGKDPVSQPQRKPSRRGELRILESFEKEEEREEREELSLVLTELEVMVMSPSETQKLSRTWGEALQTLTIPPQPSEGSTETRLCGAPLLVLFRETVTVREAYRKLQLLLGREEDTGSSKVDPKTRAGSSHSSLSSSLSTLGSRITLAPEQQDSLREALRRGVETGARNLTLPHSTGTKSILATLPEPSQDSAEAAVKPKGSAGCKESQAREEQGLNPWKQGEDIRSSTYSRLDSLDETIRELENTLLELSGHPTTVHLSNRTLPTDTALSEAPDPAQTPGTITSETKKPPVPPKPKPSYTPATMTKGGNSSSAVGKVHSSAASRLKHLQQSSTEKTKTGKREDFLKGQQQICPPWVSFLLEPQLKAHGNSSSSIEPLLSGTKAASFSGRLSSSSASTVFAPGLRKYPQEGALSSLTASSSQAKALLASLSASSLSASSLSAEALLLSSTFRQHRLLREQQRASSLPLSNGRSSNSTNTSITTSSSSSSTSPTSTTSTPSSSPSSPTPLTSLNLSSVGLKPSGRSLQCSGSISYKERDSKTLPKPVSPSNSQ is encoded by the exons cAACAACCCAACTACTGGAGTTTTAAGGTCAGTGCT AGTCGTAGCCCACGTCACTCCCAGTCCACCCAATCTGGGCTAGCTGACCAGGCCGCTAAGCTGTCCTTTGCCTCGGCTGAGTCTCTGGCTGAGACCATGTCTGAGGCTGACATCCCCCTGGGGTTCAGCCGAACCAACCGCTTCCGCCAGAGTCTACCCCTGTCCCGCTCAGCCAGCCAGAACAAGCTTCGCTCCCCAG GCGTGCTGTTCCTGCAGTTTGGGGATGAGACGCGGAGGGTGCACATCACCCACGAGCTGAGCAGCCTGGACACGCTGCACGCCCTCATCGTGCACATGTTCCCCCAGAAGCTGACGGCGGGGATGCTCAAGTCCTCCAACACGGCCATCCTGATCAAGGACGAGGCGAGCAACGTCTTCTACGAGCTGGAGGACATCCGGGACATCCAGGACCGCAGCATCATCAAGATCTACCGCAAGGAGCCCATCTACGCCTCCTACCCCGCCACACACCTGGTCAACGGGGACCCAAGG AGGGATCTGGTGTACACGTCCCGAGAGTCCTCCCCCACCCGCCGCCTCAACACCCtgccctcctcctctgcctcgcCCCCATCCGGCTCCCCATCCCGCTCCCGTCTGTCCTACAGCGGGGGTCGGCCTCCCTCCTTCGCCGGGCCGGGTAGTCACCCCCAGCTCCAACAACACTCCCAGCACCAGCAGCACCCCCAGCAGCACCAGCCCCAGCACTCCCACCACCCTGGAGCCGGCTCCCACCACGGGGGCCCCAACGCCGGCCTGTCCTCCTCCCCTAGCGCCATCTTGGAGCGCCGCGACGTCAAGCCCGACGAGGAGGTTTCTGGGAAGAACATGATGCTGGTGAAGGAGGGGCTGTACGCCGACCCCTACAGCCTGGTACACGAGGGGCGCCTCAGCATCGCCTCCACACAGTCGCTGGCCGCCATCGGAGACCCCTTCAGCTTCCCCGTGTCCGGTGGGCTGTACCGCCGCGGCTCTGTGCGTTCCCTCAGCACCTACTCTGCTGCCGCCCTGCAGGGGGAGCTGGAAGATGCCCTGTACAAGCCTGGAGGTCCCCTCTACTCTGACTCCTACTCCTCAGCCACTCTGGGCATGGGCTACCGCATGCCCCCCTCCTCCCCGCAGAAGATCCCTGATATGCAGCTGAGGGACAGGGGGGACTCGTACTCCAGCTCCCCCAGCCGAGCCTCCCCGGTCAGGCAGACCTTCCGCAAGGACTCAGCATCCTCTTCCGTGTTTGTGGAGAGCCCCAAGTCCAGGCCCAGTTCCAGCTCTGACCCTCTGTCCCTGCAGGCCGGGCCGGGAGGGGACGGGAGCAGGTTTGCGCCGGGATACAGCTCCCCACTCCCTGGAGAGACTTCTGAGTCcag GGATCGATTGGAGCGACTGGATCGTATGGAGGCCATGGAGAAACAGATAGCCAGTCTGACAGGCCTGGTTCAGAGTGTACTGACCAAAGCCCCCGACAGTGACAGCAC CGAGAAGACCGAATCCAACAGCGACGGCTCCGCCACTGGAA CTGGACGGCTGAAGCGGAAAG CTCTGACGCCGTCGGCCCCGCTGGCTCTGATGCCCCCCCCTCCCTCCGGAGACAGCCAGGTCACCACCGTCACCCGGCTGCAGATGCAGCTTCACCTCCACGCCCTGCAGCAGAACGCCACCGACCTGGGCAAACAACTCTCCCAGCTCCGCAAGATGCAG ctcCAGAACCAGGATAGTGTGAAGACGCTGCTGAAAAGAACGGAGAAGGAGCTGAATGTGCGTGTGAGTGACGCTCTGAGGAAGCAGGAGGACCCTCTGCAGCGACAGCGCCTCCTGGTGGAAGAGGAGAGACTCAAGTACCTCAACGAGGAGGAGTTTATCATCCAGCAGCTCCA TGACCTGGAGAAGTCAGTGGAGGATATCCAGAAGGGTTCGTCTGTCAATCACAAACTGGTGACGGTTCAGGAGCTGGAGGAGAAGGCCTCGCTTCTGAGGAAACTAGGAGAGACACTCACAGAGCTCAAGA ACCAGTTCCCCAGTCTGCAGAGTAAGATGCGGGTGGTGTTGAGGGTGGAGGTGGAAGCGGTCAAGTTCCTGAAGGAGGAGCCACACAGACTGGACGCCCTGCTGAAACGCTGCAAGAGCGTCACTGACACACTGACCACCATGCGCAG GCAAGTGAACGAGGGCGTATGGAAGAAGCAGGAGGACTTCCCCAAGCACAGCAGTGAGGACTTGCGTAGGAGTTCTGACTTTGACATGCCCACCAGCCCCCCTCTCAACCTCAGTGACCTGAGGGGCGTCAGTAGCCTGTCTAACTGGAGCCCCCACTCCAGCCACAGCCATAGTCACAGTCACGGACACAGCCAGCCCTCCTCTGGCCCTCACAGGGACAATCCTCCCCCTGTGCCTCACAAGGGCCGGGCCCTGGAAGAGCTGGCCAACCGCGCAGCCGCTGATAAGGCTGTGTCTGTGGAGGTTCGACTG GCAGCAGAGCGGGACTGGGAGGAGAAGCGGGCTAGTCTGACCCAGTACAGTGCTCAAGACATCAACCGTCTGCTGGAGGAGACCCAGGCTGAGCTGATGAAGGCCATCCCAGACCTGGACTTTGCCGCCAAGCAGATCAACAAGCCCTCCTTCAACACACCCTCCCAGTCTCAGACCCCCCAGAGTGGGGGAGGGACCCCAGAGCAACGCCCTACCAAGCCCCAGCACGCCACACACAAGCTCTCGGGGAAGGAACCTGGCTCCAGACGTGCTTCCG ATGCAGAGCAGCTGACAGTGACTCGCTATCGTACAGAGAAGCCCTCAAAGTCGCCCCCTCCCCCGCCACCTCGACGCAGCTTCCCATCATCCCCGGCTGGCCTGATCACCCGCAGCGGAGAGACCCTTATCCCCGGCAAGAGCATGAAG TCGGAGGTGGAGGAGGCAGAAGCACAGAAGCCCTATGTGAAGCTGCGACGGACGGTGTCTGAAAACCCGCGTCCTGCATCCACCCCTCCCACCCTCGCCTCTGGAGacaaggaagagggagaggaggacaagaTCGCTgctgaactggag CTGTCTAGAGCATCGTTGGACTGCTCTGGCATACAGTGGAAGCAGGGCAGCTCAGAATGCACTGCCAGCATACTGGCATCACACTCACAG GCACAGAGCATGGCCCTTCCTGGTCCAtccttctctcctgtcccccGGATTGGGCTGACAGAGTACGTGTCAGTTTTACTCTCTCCCTCAGAAGGCTTTGTCAGAGACTTGACACAGGACCATCAGATGTCCCCAACAGTGGACCAGTCCCGGAGCCAGACTGCTCCTCCCCAGACAGTCTCCCAGATCCAGGAGGTCTCTAAGGGGAAGGATCCCGTCAGCCAGCCCCAGAGGAAGCCTTCTCGGCGGGGGGAGCTGAGAATCCTGGAGTCCtttgagaaggaggaagagagggaggagagagaggagctgtccTTGGTGCTGACTGAGCTGGAGGTGATGGTGATGTCACCCTCAGAGACCCAGAAGCTCAGCAGGACCTGGGGAGAGGCTCTACAGACACTCACCATCCCACCTCAGCCTTCAGAGGGAAGCACTGAAACCCGTCTGTGTGGGGCTCCACTACTGGTACTATTCAGGGAGACTGTGACGGTCAGAGAGGCCTACAGGAAGCTGCAGTTACTGCTGGGCAGGGAGGAGGACACAGGGTCATCCAAGGTGGACCCCAAAACCAGAGCAGGTTCTTCTCACAGCAGCCTGAGCAGCAGCCTCAGTACCCTGGGTTCCAGGATAACTCTCGCTCCTGAGCAGCAGGACTCTCTGAGAGAGGctctgaggagaggggtggagacagggGCCAGGAACCTGACACTCCCTCACAGCACTGGAACGAAGAGCATTCTAGCCACCCTTCCGGAGCCCAGTCAGGACTCTGCAGAAGCAGCAGTGAAACCCAAAGGGTCTGCAGGTTGTAAGGAGAGCCAGGCCAGGGAAGAACAGGGACTGAACCCCTGGAAGCAGGGAGAGGACATTAGGAGCAGCACCTACAGCAGGCTGGACAGCCTGGATGAAACCATCCGCGAGCTGGAGAACACCCTGCTGGAGCTCAGTGGCCACCCCACCACAGTGCATCTCTCCAACCGCACACTCCCCACTGACACTGCCTTGTCGGAGGCTCCAGACCCAGCCCAGACGCCTGGTACCATCACCTCAGAGACCAAGAAGCCCCCAGTCCCACCCAAGCCCAAACCCTCCTACACTCCTGCCACGATGACCAAG GGAGGAAACAGCTCTTCAGCTGTGGGTAAAGTCCACTCCTCGGCTGCCTCCAGACTGAAGCACCTGCAGCAGAGCAGCACAGAGAAGACCAAAACTGGCAAGAGGGAAGACTTCCTCAAGGGCCAGCAGCAG ATATGCCCACCATGGGTGTCCTTTCTACTGGAGCCACAGCTGAAG GCCCATgggaacagcagcagcagtattgaGCCCCTCCTGTCAGGCACCAAAGCTGCCAGTTTCTCCGGCCGCCTGTCCTCCAGTTCGGCCTCGACTGTGTTCGCCCCGGGTCTGAGGAAGTATCCCCAGGAGGGGGCGCTGTCTTCCCTGACAGCCTCCTCCAGCCAGGCCAAAGCCCTGCTGGCCAGCCTGTCAGCCTCCAGCCTATCAGCCTCCAGCCTGAGCGCCGAggccctgctcctctcctccaccttccgCCAACACCGCCTCCTACGCGAGCAGCAGCGCGCCTCCTCCCTGCCCCTGTCCAACGGTCGCTCCTCCAACTCCACCAACACCTCAAtcaccacctcctcttcctcctcctccacctcccccacctccaccacctccaccccctcctcctcgccctcctccccaacccccctgacctccctcaacctctcctccgtGGGGCTCAAGCCCAGCGGCCGCAGCCTGCAGTGCTCCGGCTCCATCAGCTACAAGGAACGTGACAGCAAGACCCTGCCCAAGCCTGTCTCCCCTAGCAACTCACAGTGA